The stretch of DNA GCATTCAAATACAGGCTATCTGCCTGGCAATCTATTTGGTAATTTAAACTAATGTTGCATGGGGTGATGGTCTCCGGACAAACAATATGCGCAGCAAAGGAGGTGCTGGTATTGGCTGGGTTGCTGTAAACGCTGAATTCGATCTGCAAGCCGATGGCACAAACGGGGATTTCACCACTGAGCCGACCCACGCCACTTAAGGTTTGCAGGTTGCCGGTAAGGGTGAACGGTGGTTGGTTGAATGAACGGAGCCATAAATCAAGTGTAGATTGCTCACCTACCCCACTGACCATCAGCGAGTCGTTTAAAACCAGCGCAAAACCACCTACACAATCCGAACAGCTGCCAAAAGCAATAGCACCCAAGCTTTTAAAACTACTATCCGGCATAATCGCAAAAGCAGCAGCCCTATCCACCTGCTGCCCGCCAAAAGCATTTATATCTACATAAAATGCCCTTAGCTGCTTATCCTCACCAAAATAGGTATGGTAGATCAGCGTATCGCGCGTTTGTTCGCCATTATCATTAGCGGCCTGTGGGTCAATATAGGACGTCCCACAGGATTCAAGAATGATGATGGACTGCGCTGCTAAGTCTTGCAAAAAACTAAAGCTTGAGACCAATAGAAAAAGGCGTATTTTCAAACCTGTCATAAATCAATGTAGTCCTTATCCTTAGCGATTAACAAAAACCGTTCCGGCATTTGCATTTGGACGATTTATATTCAAAAAGTTACAATGTGATATATTGAAATGGGTGTTTTTTCGGGTTTTCTGATGTATTGTTAACCTTTGAAAAGTAAAGTTTTGGCCTAAAATTCTTCAACCATAAACTTTTTACTTCTTCACCTTGTAGAAATACAAGCCGACTGAAGCCCTATGGGATTACAATGGATGTCGTCAGAAAACCCCTGCAAGGAATTGCAGGCAGGGTATTTGAATCAAGTTTGGAGATTTATGATAAGTCGGGGTAAAAGTAACACTTTTTAATTTTTTTTATACTTAAGAATTGTATTAAATTTGGTTAAAGTTGGCAAAGTGGAGGCACCTCAAATTGTAACTTGCCAATAAGGGATGGAAAACATACTTCGAAGAAAGGAAATAACTACATCTAAAACCAAACCAATAACGAAGTAAATCAATTATTTTGAACTTGATTCAAAGCTTTATAGCTAGTATCAGGCAAATTGCCACTGGTTTTTTTGTAGGTGTGTTGGTATTGGGGGGCCTTTTTGCAGCATTATTTATCTATCAACAGCACTGGGATGAACTTTCAAGGTTGCCTATCATTCGAGAATTTTCGAATGTATACCAGGAAGGAGTGTCGACCCTAAAGGGTGTGGGAGGAGACCTTATTGCCAAATTTTATGAAGACGATGTGCTGAAAATCAATGGGATATCCATCCTGAAAAGCAAACTCGGACCACAGGACACCCTGCACTCGATGGATACGCCGCTTACCAACGAAGGCCAATTGGTCGTCTATACGAGCTGGGACCGGGATCGGATCGTCGAAAATCTTCGGCAGAAAGGATTCTCAGATAAGAAGTTAAAGAATGCCACCCGCTTTGCCCATTATATTGACCAACACCAGGGGATTGCCATGAGAGATATGCAGCAGCACAAGGTCTTGGCCAGTATCAAATTGGCACAAGCACTTTTAGAGTCAAATGCAGGCGGGTCGGATTTGGCAACGGCCTCTAATAACCAGTTCGGTATCAAAGCCTTACCGGGCCCCTCGGCTCGACAAAAAATTAAAAGGAAGGAATTCCAACATTTATACGATGAAGAGTTTGTTTTTAAATCACCAGCCATTGGCGTTTACAATATGCATGATGATCATCACTATGACCGTTTTGAAAAATACGAGACGGTGGGAGACAGTTACGCCCGCCATACCCAGCTCTTAACCCGACCCTGTAGTGCTGGAGAGAAAGGTTGTTACAGTTGGATTTGGCCGACCTTCAAAGTAAGTGAGGATTTGGTTGATTTAACGACGATGGCTAATGTGTATTATCGAAGCTCGGGTTATAAGGGCAATGATTTTTTTAATGGGAAAACGAAAGTCCCGTATTATGCGGCGGCGGCGGCAGGACTAAAAATGGCCGGATATGCAACTAGCCGACAATATCACAAAAAACTTGCCTATTTGATTGAAACGTATGAGTTATGGCGATTTGATGTCGATTTACTGGCAGCTGTCAATCGGGCCACATCCTCAAGGATACATTCCGGCAGAAGGGCAAAACAGGCCAGTGAGTAATTGTCAGGGATAAGTAGGCATAATAAACTCAACTTGTAGGCATCTTTGAATACCAAATTATCTCAAAAGGGTATACAAATTTCGAATGACTGATTTTAGTGGAAGTTTTGAAGATTTAAAGAGAACCTTTAACAATTCATGTTCAAAATCGCCCTATAAAAGGTTGAAGATTTAAATATGATGGCATTTTTCAACACGATTAATTAAGAATTTACCAATCAAAAAAATGTGTACCCTTTGAATGATTTATTATTAAAAGGACTTGGTTCCTTTTTACTGCAATTTTGTTTGTTGCCGTGTTTAATGGGTTTAATGTTTCCTTTTAGGACAAAGAAATAAGTACTTCTATTAGCTATATTTAGAAGAGATTTTTTTACCGAAAAAACTACACAGCCAATATTGTTTTTCAGCCGTTACAATTCCAGGATTAATTCAAATGCCCTCATTTAACGATATAATAGTTAATAGCTGATCTTTCGCAGGCGAAAGATTTTGAATTTTGAAAAAAATAGCAGTACCCAGCACAGGATGCATAGCTTTTCCAGTTAGTGCGTTGCACTAAAAAAAGGTATTCGCATAAACCGATAATTAGCCCTACCTCAAAAGAGAGGTATGTACCAGATCGGGCTGATCAATTTTGGGGACAAAGGCTTTGAGCCTTTGCACCTCCTGATAAGCTGCTCTGAGGGCTTTGACATACATTTTGGTTTTTAGGGCAAAGTGATTGGTTTGCTCTTTTACCGAGAGCAACTCCAATTTAGTCCAGGCGATCATGGCGGCAAAAACATGATTACACTGGGAGATCTCATGCTTAGTGGGGGATTTTTCCAAACCCACATTCTGCTTGAGTGATTTATGGAATACCTCGACTCCCCATCGTGTTTCGTAGGTTGTGCAGATGGTGGAAGCATCTAAATCCAGATCGTTGGTCACCAGGTACAAGTCTCCAGTTGAGCCATCTTGGTTTGTAAAGACCTGTTTGACGAGTTGAACTGGAAAATCCAGTCCTTTCAAATAAACAGTAATGGCCTGGCCTGCTTGCAACTCTAGGCCGTCGACTCGGTGGAATTTACCTTCCAGTTTGTCTTCCATACTCAGAGCTACCTTACGGTTGCTCTTCAAGGCACCAATGAAGTACTTTTCCAGCTTAAAGTGCACAAAATCAAAGTTTTCCTTGGCCGAAAACCAGGTATCCCACACCACATAGCGATAGGGAACCCGATTGTATTTGGTCACTGCGAAAAGCTGATCGCGAAGCAGCTCATTTTTACTACGAGGGCTACGCTTTTTGACTTGGCCGCTTTTGGAGTCAACATATTCCTCTGATTTGCGTATGATCTCAAAGGCAAGGGGCAGTTCAATACCCAGTGGACTCTGATAAAGGAAATTGAGGATGTTAATCCCTTTGGTATGGCCAGCCTTCGGCTTCTTGGAGTGATCCCAGTGCCAACAGATCACTTCATTTTCCGTAGAATGAGGCTTTTCCTCAATGGTGTCATCTACTTTGATGATCGCATCGGGATGCTCAACACTACGCACCAATCGCTTGATGCAATGCCAATAATCCTTGGCCGTAAAGATCTCTTGTCCTAAAAACCGACTGATCTTATCATGGCTCAACGCCTGATCAGTCAATTCGGATAATCCAGTAGCCGTCGCCATGCGAAACGAGGCCAACAGATAGTCCGAGTACAAGTCAAGTAATTTTGGGTCTTTCATCTTTAGCTCCTTTGAGCTGCAAGATATAAACCCTAGTAATTTTTATCAATTCACCAAACCTTTCGCTTGCGAAAGATCAGTTAATAGAATTATGAATGCTATCTATTGGGAGAAATAAGACTTTATGAGTCTTCTCTAAATTTTTCTTTCTAATTTTTCTGTCTGACTGCTAAAATTTTTCTTATGGAGGTTCAACATGACAGGAACACTATAATCCAATTAATCTCGAAAGCTCATTTGTCAGAGGCTATTGGTCTCATAATTGAGGCTGTGGGAGAAAAAGATATAGCGCTACTAAATAATGCGATTGTCATAAGTACCGAACTTTATATTTTGGAAGAGGCAATTATGATAGATAGGGTAAATATTGAGATAGAAATCCAGAGAAAAGGAACATTAACACGGAAGATGTTACAAATTTTAAATAGACTAAAACCTATTGATAAGTAATAATTCTACTATAGCAGAATTTCTTAGATTTTTTCTATACCATGTATGAGATAAAAAAGTGATTCTGGTTTGTGGTGAGTCCTTGAAAACAAAGGTTTTAGCAAATTTTAAAATCACTTTTTTATCCAGTGTGCAGTATAATTAGGTAATTTTACACCTCTACAATTTATCGTAGGATCCAATATACTTGCAAACTAGAGAATATATAAGCATCTACCTAATAAACTTCCGGTTTTGAATGTTACAGCTGTATCCGAGTTTAAGTATAATTTTTTATACTTAACATTTAGTTCAAAATAATTGCAGGCTTAATGAAAGACGAAACCCCTTTGAAACCTTTAGTTTTTTGTTCATAAAATGAGATGAATCAGGAGGGGAATTTATTTTCGAATTCTTGACCTGGGCAATATATTAAATAATAACTAAATACGAGGTCAATTCTTAATAGTTCATTGTATGCGTTCTACTTTTGCATTTTCAGCTGGCTGGCTGAAGTGATTAAAGATGACTCTAATGTGATTAGCTACTAGCATTGAAGCTAGTTCTCGAATTAGTTTTCGTTGAGAATCGCAAGGGCAAAAGAAAATATAGTATTATTTTGCAACTGGCCTTAAAATGGCCGAATATTCAACTAGCCGACAATATCACAAAAAACTTGCCTATTTGATTGAAACGTATGAGTTATGGCGATTTGATGGCGATTTGATGTCGATTTACTGGCAGCTGTCAATCGGGCCACATCCTCAAGGATACATTCCGGCAGAGGGGCAAAACAGGCCAGTGAGTAATTGTCAGCGATAAGTAGGCATCATAAACTCAACTTCTAGGCATCTTTGTATTGAATAATGCTCCTTCTCTGATGCTTAATGGTAAAAAAACATCATTTCATCGTTGAGAAGCCCCCCCTATAACCCACTGACGGCGTCCCATCTAAGGCTGGACGAGGCAGCGTGATGAAAAAGGAAGGTGGAATTCGGAAAGGGAAATGTTTCTGAGCGTTCCAAGGTGTAGCGTTTCCGACTTCCCATTTTGTACTTCCCATTTTGTCCAAGCTTAGACAGGTGCCCCCACTGACCACTAGGCGTCTTTGGCCACTCAATTTTTTATGCCAGAGCGGAAATCATACGCCGTGAATCAGGTCTTTGTGTTCAATGAAGTATGCAGCCTTCCTTTAAGTAAGCAACACATTAATATTCAAAACTATAAATCTCAAGATGATGAAGAACATGTACAACAATCCGTCTAAAAGAAGTGGTGGTAGCTTTTTATTCAAAGGGCTAGGTTTTCTTTTTGCCGTTATTTTAACGGTTGGAATGCTTGATAAAGCAGGCCTGAATATCTCCTTAAAGGAAGGAGCGGAAGCCAATAGTAATACTTTCGCCCAAGCTTCGATGGGAGGAGAGCTCCCTTATGCAAAGGAGGAGGAGGGGCTTCATAAGAAAAGGATCGTTATTGCTGCTGATGAACCTACCATTCGCCCCACCAATCATTATGCTACCCCTCAATCATATGCTATTAGCTCTAATGTCTCAAGTGAAAAAAAAGGGCTGAACCGAAATATAAAAGTGGAAGATTGGATCGAAAACTTCTCGGATGTTGCCGTCGAGCAAGCCATGAGTAGGGGAATTCCTGCAGGGGTGGCATTGGCCGTAGGGGTCGCTAAAATCAGGGATGGAATCAATATTAACGATTGGAATAGTTTTATGGAAGAGGTGATCGAACCCTTGGCGGCGGCTAAATTCCAAGCCTCAAAAAATGATATCAAGTCCTATTTTAAATATTCTGCCAATAGCGAAAAATGGGCAGAAGGCTTAGGCAATACCGGTGATTTCTCTTCCCAAACATTAAAAAGCCTGATGAAAGAATATGCGCTTCGTGATTTTGACTATGAGGTGCGTAATAAATTGTCTAATGACCCCGAGGTCGAGCAAAAAGCCAGAGAAGTAGCCGAAGAGGTAACCTTTGCCATCAAAGAAAGCCGCTGGGAACGCAGAAAAGCAACAACAACTAGTGCAAGCAAAAAAAGCGTTGCAGATAAGACCGAACAGTGGGAATCTGAATACGATGAAATGGTCGGACGAGAAGTAGCCAAAGAAATTGCAAAAAAGAAATTAAAAACAAATAAATATATTTCAGAAGAAGATATGGCCCGTTTGGTGGAGGAAACAAATGTGGAAACATCTGGCGTTTTAAATCAAAAATTAGCCTTCCCAGGCCGTAAAGTCAACGAAAATAGCCCTAAAGCAGACAGTTTGAAAGACATTACCAATCCTAAAAATACCCAGGCTCGCGAAGAACTTTATCAGCAAAAATTAAAGGAAAGAAAGACTGCCAGAAAAAAAGAACGTAGCTAATCGACTGAAAAGGCACGTTTTTTGTATTATATTTCGTTACACTACACGATCAGGTGAGTTTGCACTCGCCTTGACGAGGTAGTGCTATCATCATCATTGATTTTTAGGAATATACTAAGCGTTTACACCCATTTTTGGAATAGTAGGACAGACCAGAAAAAAACTTCTTTGACTCAAAAGCATAAAAATTGTCAGAGAATCTAGAAAACTTGGAGTAAAGTGCCCCGCTACTCCTTAACTGTATTTTATTTATTAAAATTAACCTTGGTTAAAAAAGTAACCATATGAAAAAAATGCTAACTGCTGTTCTTCTGCTGGTATTCGCGCTGATGGCTTC from Saprospiraceae bacterium encodes:
- a CDS encoding glucosaminidase domain-containing protein; the encoded protein is MNLIQSFIASIRQIATGFFVGVLVLGGLFAALFIYQQHWDELSRLPIIREFSNVYQEGVSTLKGVGGDLIAKFYEDDVLKINGISILKSKLGPQDTLHSMDTPLTNEGQLVVYTSWDRDRIVENLRQKGFSDKKLKNATRFAHYIDQHQGIAMRDMQQHKVLASIKLAQALLESNAGGSDLATASNNQFGIKALPGPSARQKIKRKEFQHLYDEEFVFKSPAIGVYNMHDDHHYDRFEKYETVGDSYARHTQLLTRPCSAGEKGCYSWIWPTFKVSEDLVDLTTMANVYYRSSGYKGNDFFNGKTKVPYYAAAAAGLKMAGYATSRQYHKKLAYLIETYELWRFDVDLLAAVNRATSSRIHSGRRAKQASE
- a CDS encoding transposase — protein: MKDPKLLDLYSDYLLASFRMATATGLSELTDQALSHDKISRFLGQEIFTAKDYWHCIKRLVRSVEHPDAIIKVDDTIEEKPHSTENEVICWHWDHSKKPKAGHTKGINILNFLYQSPLGIELPLAFEIIRKSEEYVDSKSGQVKKRSPRSKNELLRDQLFAVTKYNRVPYRYVVWDTWFSAKENFDFVHFKLEKYFIGALKSNRKVALSMEDKLEGKFHRVDGLELQAGQAITVYLKGLDFPVQLVKQVFTNQDGSTGDLYLVTNDLDLDASTICTTYETRWGVEVFHKSLKQNVGLEKSPTKHEISQCNHVFAAMIAWTKLELLSVKEQTNHFALKTKMYVKALRAAYQEVQRLKAFVPKIDQPDLVHTSLLR